The nucleotide window GGGATAGTGATACTTAGGGGgatactggggggggagggatagtgaTACTAAGGGGGGAGGGATAGTGATACTGATTTGAGAtactaggagggggggggagtggtactgagggggggagggataatgATACTGAGCAGCCCGGGCATCTCTCACATCCTTGTGATGAAATCTTATTCATGGGAGGAGAGActcactagtgtgtgtgtgtgtgtgtgtgtgtgtgtgtgtgtgtgtgtgtgtgtgtgtgtgtgtgtgtgtgtgtgtgtgtgtgtgtgtgtgtgtgtgtgtggtgatatCCCTTTGGGAACAGGCACGTCTGGTTACCCTGTGGTGTGTGGATGAATGAATAACTGACATTATTTTGAACTTCTCTGGTGCTGGTATTCATTTAATTTTGTAAAAGTGATTTTgaatttacatgtcattacccagaatccctggcggcagtggagGTATTGTaagctaggagataatgggggaaagcatggggttgcagacctgtctgagatgtgaatgggatcacaagtgatctttacattttgtgtgtatgtatatatatatatatatatatatatatatacacactcacacttatttTAAAATCCTTTCCCCTTTACTGTGTTAGTGTATAAATAGTTCAGTATATTAACCTCTATAAAATGACAGGTCTATAGCAAAATCATACGTACACAGTACCATTATTGTTACAGTGTGATCAATGACACTGCTATATACAGTAGATAATAATAGTACTGggaatcgtttttttttttttttttttttaatgcttattattatttataaaccaTTACAAGTACTATAGCATATACAGTAACAATTTCCCTTACGGAATAGGGAGAACGGACATTGAGACGCgctctgcctttttttttttttacagattaaaAGCAACATGTTTGCAGAGCAGGGCACCTCTGGCAGCAACGGGGTTAATAACTGTCAAGTCTAAACATTTCAAGGTCTTTTCTGTAGGTATAAGGCATGCTGAAAGCATGTTTTTTATAACGTAGACCTGTTGCTAGCATGTTTTCTGTAGGTATAAGACATGTTAATAGCATGAAGTAAGACCTGTTGCTAGCATGTTTTCTGTAGGTATaagacatctatatatatatctatatagatatatataaaaactgaaatgtttgtctgtgggtttgtgcgttTTGTGATTGGTTAACGGCCGGCCACATCTCTCGCTGGCgcgctctcccattggctgagggGCGGGGTTTGTGGGCAGGGGTGACTTCACCAACAGGGGCTCACAGGCAATCTTCCATCCTCCTCAGTCGGGGCTTCTGACTGATCGGACCTACAGGTAACCTCCCCTGGCAGTTCTCCTCACCCCGCGGGCCCCATACTAGCCACACTCatccgctggggggggggggggggggggcatgtggtgAAGGGGAAGGAACGCCAGGGACAGGGGGAACCAGACCTGTTGCTGGCATGCTTTCTGTAGGTATAAGACATGTTGATGGCATGTTTTCTGTAGGTATAAGGCATGCTGATGGCATGTTTTCTGTAGTTATAAGGCATGTTGAGGGCATGTTTTCTGTAGGTATAAGGCATGTTGAGGGCATGTTTTCTGTCGGTTTAAGACATGTTGATGGCATGTTTTCTGTAGGTATAAGGCCtgttgcccaggacatacgtgaaaacaagaggtaactctcagtgtattacttcctggtaaaacattttataaataaatacaaccgTTGATGGCAGGTTTTCTCTGTATACGACAATTTTGAAGCAATCCTAAcgaaaaaagtaattttttatcTCTCATAGTGACAATATATGCCCTAAAGTTACATACagggcgagaaaaagtttgtgaaccccttaggattttaacatctttcaaacctaaaatgttattagatcttaatctgtcctaataatagataaagataacctgatcaaacaaatgacacacatgatactttttcaacatttatttatccaccaATGATTCACCATTCaacatccatgtgtgaaaaagtatgtgacccGTTagattggctgtgtaacatctgaaGTGTATGTGGAGTTAATattggagttagaattggaggtgcAGACTACAAGaagaactggactctgcacttcaacaacaaccctgcaactgtgagaactttactttatAAATGCTCTGACAACTTGTACACATCTATAGACTACATCAGATCTGctgtatgtgctctttggcaaacttcagacgggcagcaatgttctttttagagagccaTGCTTTCCTCCTGGCTagccttccatgaacaccattcttgttcagtcttcgTCTGATAGTTGAGCCATGAACACTCGCATTAGCCAAAGTGAGGATTTGCCGGTTTGTGCTTCTAGGTAGAGTAATTGTGGTCTCGAACTTTCTCCGTTTGTAGActatctgacagtggattggtggagccccaaatccttacaaAGGGATTTGCAACTCTTTCAAGACTGATGAGCATTAATAACGGCTTTTCCAAGGTCCTCAGATTTGTTTTGATCATGACGTGTTTCtgcacacctgtatggtgaagactaaACTCGcaacgtttctgatctttatatagggtggggcctcccaaactcacacaccccatgaagatctacctaatgATTTAAACACCTTATTCTAATTATCccttttaatttagctgataaaaccagggtttcacttttgcacatacccggACTTTTAATTACTCattatttgtctaattcataTATGATTTTGTttcagaataataataatagcatgttcttgtatagcgctgctagttttacgtagcgctatacagagacattttgcaggcacaggtccctgccccgtagagcttacaatctatgtttttggtgcatgaggcacagggagataaagtgacttgcccaaggtcacaaggagccaacaccgggaattgaaccaggtccccctgcttcacactcggtgccagtcagtgtctttactcactgagccactcctctcaGAAGACATtacattggttaatataaaccctattggatatttaagagaagactggttttgatttaagaaggttatcatgggaaaaactatggaatttacaTAATTATctctttctcgccactgtatttgAGTACATCACTGTGCcgaattgttccccattttctcatCGACAAAAATGTTGGTCTCGGGTGTCAAATCTCCCCGGTTAACAATCTGGGCACATGTAACAGACGTGATTAACCACCggctcagatccacaaaagggtgccaaGCTTCAGCACCCCTTCAGTCCCATACATATGAATtagagtccccgctggcgcttagcgcactcatgcttagagagcactccaagcatgagcgccaggtgtcctgcttgtagggagggggggggtcattgccGATCGCGGCtgagtgtgtgtgcacgcgcacgagcgccgcgtgagcggggacttacatatatctatatatgtaagtctcctccgcaagcgccgcccgatcagcgctagcggggacttagcctaagatTGTAGGGTGTTCGGGGCAGGGAATCACTTTACCTTATGTTGATATTTACCGGTCATGTTTATCcctattatttgtattttatttaccttgtattgtaaatGTTGTAAAGAACTGGGTGCTAAATAAATAAAACGTATACATGCACATGTAGCCCactacaaatatatgtatactatGGACAATACAGAATGAATCTGCTCCTCCTATCACATGGGGTGATAAGGAATGAGCTATCAGATGAGAAACAGGCACCACGGATTTCTGCAAAAAGAATTATTTATTGAGCCAAGCATAAATAGTTGTTTTTGCAGAAATCCGTGGTGCCCTGTTTCTCACCTGATAGCTGAGACTTggagtgcagacagggattcCCTGGACCAGCAGCACCAGTGGATATAAATACTTTATCTTATTGGTGGGCAGCAATATCCCTTGTTTATGCGATAAGGAATGACACACTATtcctgatctgcctggcaacacatgaccggagatatgggtttggAAAACAGACCTTTTTTTTAGTGAAAAAGCCCCAGAGAAACCTCGTCCATACATATGCAATAGAGAAGCAGGAGGAATTGAGCTTTGAGGATATAGTACAAAATAATGACGTTAGAGGTTAGGACGTGCCTGATCTGGGGTTACCAGGGGTTGATAGGTGTAACTGAAATCCCAATTTAAATGAAATATTAGAAATAGTAATAGATATGCAGGCTTTACGCTGCATGATATAAGTAataggaaagggttaataatgatgatgatgatgatgatgatgatgatgatgatgatgatgatgatgatgatgatgttggcTTTTAGTGAATTTGGGAGCGAGTTGATCTTGTGGTTTTTTGGGGGGTTCACAGTATTTTATTAGTAtcttacaaaaaaacaaaagataTGACTTGCTATTATTCATgaataaataatagaaataattATTGCACCAGTCAGATTTGGGCCATTGTTTATATCAGACACGGTATCCCTGGTGTAACAGGTtagtgcagctgtgtgtgtgtgtgcgcctttaAGATGAGCTTCCTGCAGGCGAGTCATGCAGCAGGCTGGGGCTGGTCACGTGACCCGAGTCTTGTGACTGGTCTGATAGAGCAGGGAGCACATTTCTTATTGCACCTTCTAGTTTGGGATCCACtgttgggggggagtggagagcgAGTGCCTGGGATCTGTGTGACCTGGGACAGGGTGAAGGAAGGGGGGGCAGCCTGGAAGCTTAACCCTACCTGATTGCCACTAACTTGTGCACACACCCTGCTGGGAAGGCTTTTGCTTtcactttttattatatatttaatttttttttcttttccttttggaGAAGGAAGCTGTCAAGAGGAATCCAGCGGCCCCAgtgcctctctgcttcttcacTAGAAGTCAGGATGGATAACAAACCCCTTCTGCAGGATAGACCCCCAGCCTACAGCCCAGGCATGCAGGGGGCGTATGGGTATGGGCAGCAAAACTATGGGGCAATTCCAGGAGCCCCGCAGACTGCAGCCCAGCCTGGCTACCACCCTCCTCCATACCCTTATCATACTGCCACTGGTGAGTATTTCTACAGCAGTCTTCTGATCATATTTACATTTATGTGCATGTGAgtacacccacactcacacccacacccacactcacacccacacccaAGCTTAAAATGGAAAAAAAGGCTGGATGCAACTGTAGAAATTGGCATAAGCCAGGAAAGACGCTCAGGACTTATTGAAGGTGTAAAGGATTTATTTGTTTctaagaccaacgtttcggcccTAATTCAGACCGTTCTCACCGAAACGTTGGTATCTTACGAAAATAAATCGTTGTTCACCTTGAAGTCCTGAGTGCCAGTCATTATTTTTGCAGGGTATGGACCTGCAGTTGCTATACTTGAGACGTGCGCGGCCGTTAGCGTTGGCGCGGCAGATCTGGGAAAAtacaagaaatgtgtattttcgcactgcgagccaatcacagcgtgacCTGATGCTGTAATGTCAGAGCCATGCCCCCTAGCCGCGCACGCCACTGCGTGTGCTATATTAACTAAACTCGCACGCCACGTGCACATGGGGCGCCCGCACGCGCAGCAGCGcgcactatataacaagccttagaTGTGTGTACGAATACATATACATACGCAGGCACGCGCACTGTGATGCACATTTGCTGTTCTGTTCAGTGGTCTTTAATAAGTTCTTAtttttctacatactgtatatatgttacaCTTGTTAATGGGACCAGGACGGTGGCGATTGGCTTAATGGGAATCATTAAATGTCATGTTGGTGACATACGATTGATGTATTTATATTATTGGGGGTTATTGGTACAATGTATTGGATATCAGGGAAATCATTATATAATCTATTTCCTTTAGAGAATGTACTGTGCAGTTGATCTTAGGAAGGTTTTCATGAGTCTGTGTCCTGATTGCAGACAGATGGCTGTTTCTGTGTATTATTTTGTGCAGTTAGTGGTGAGAGTAACAGAGATCTGAGGTTTGTTACCAACTTCCAAAACAGGAAGTAAAAACTCAAAGCAAAACAACAATTGCTTGAATCTGTGTGACATGATAACCGCATTAAATAGTGTCTAACACAGGACTTCCCaactttttttaatatttttttggttaaggaaccgaatgggaaattctgaggaacccaaaccctctctaatagtgtgtttgagactagatgcattgtaaggaaccccaaccctctctaatagcgcgcctgagatcagatgcattgtaaggaaccccaaccctctctaatagcgcgtctgagatcagatgcattgtaaggaaccccaaccctctctaatagcgcgtctgagatcagatgcattgtaaggaaccccaaccctctctaatagcgcgtctgagatcagatgcattgtaaggaaccccaaccctctctaatagcgcgtctgagatcagatgcattgtaaggaaccccaactctctctaatagcgcgtctgtgatcagatgcattgtaaggaaccccaactctctctaatagcgcgtctgagatcagatgcattgtaaggaacccccaaccctctctaatagcgcgtctgagatcagatgcattgtaaggaaccccaaccctctctaatagcgcgtctgagatcagatgcattgtaaggaaccccaaccctctctaatagcgcgtctgagatcagatgcattgtaaggaaccccaaccctctctaatagcttgtctgagatcagatgtattgtaaggaaccccaactctctctaatatcgcgtccgagatcagatgcattgtaaggaaccccaaccctctctaatagcttgtctgagatcagatgcattgtaaggaaccccaactctctcttatatcgcgtccgagatcagatgcattgtaaggaaccccaaccctctctaatagcttgtctgagatcagatgcattgtaaggaaccccaaccctctctaatagcgcgtctgagatcagatgcagtgtaaattattctgtatttggtacaattttgaaATTACCTGACAATTACAGgggaccctttagggatgcccgggaaaCCCAAGTGTTCCTGGACccgtggtgtgttttttttttttttttttcaaccagggttcccaaCAGTTGACGTCAATTGCTTTTCTCCATGTCCCGTTTGGTGGATATGTTGTTTTAATTGCAATTAAAGAAAATCCTGCAAAATTTGATAAATCCCAAACTTTTCTGTAACCGCCTCTGTTCCCAGTTCCTGCATTAACATCGGTTACATTGACGCTAAGAGACAAGTTCCAAATTACACTTTAATTGTCACTATATCCTagcataatatatataaaatggaaatagccatgttagtccagttgtgatagtgcagaataaatgagttcttcagtatagATTcctgttaatcagtattgccgacctgaggaggACTCTTAAAAGCTTGtcatatgacataaattgttagtccaaataaaaaaagtattacctaatactgaagaactcattaattgtgtgtgtgtgtgtgtgtgtgtgtgtatataatagtaCCCTGTATTGTTAACCTCTTAAGTGCCAGAGGCAATTGTTTGGTGTAGCagggccgccggggggggggggggggggggggatattttaaatttttttaattgAATAGCTAAGATGTACTAATGTGATcataaagttacaaaaaaaaaagggagcgTGATGGTAATGAAACGTGTGTTACTGCGTACAGCCATGTTCCTTACACTATGTGAGGAGGATGAGTGGTGTAGTAGTTAAAGCCTAGGAATCGGATGCTGGAGATCCCAGTGCTAGCATCATGTGACCTCCTTGTCTCCGTGTCCCTCAAGCATcatatattagattgtaagctctttggacatTCCTTGTCATGTTGCGTGGTTGCTCTTTGTAGGAATGACGCGTTATTGCTAAGGAAGGTGGGAAGATTAGGGTTCGCAGTCCTAAGCACAGCGGGACGCATCATTTCGCGCGAGAGATTTGTTTTATAAGAGGACAGGATACAAGTGAAATGTGTGGGTAACAAACCTCTTCTAAACGTCCCCCAGCGGTGCCCCGGTGTCCGAGCGGTTTGGGGAAAGCCGTGCCCgcagcttcctgggaagtctgacGTTGTGTAGCGATAAGGAACACGGGGTCAGGGTTCTACTCAtcatttggtttctgtttttccCTTTCAGGGTATGTTGCCCCCCCTCAGCTGCTGTACCCCAGCACTTGCACTATAattcagcagccggcagcgactACTTCCGTGGTGGTGGTCGGAGGATGTCCAGCTTGCAGGTAATTCATAAATgggcaacccccccacccccctcctacccccctccaGGGCCAAAGGGACCTACTTCCAGGGACATGTTTAAGGTTCGACTCTGGTTCATTAATACTCTTTTTATACCCAAATGTGACACCTGTAAGTATGTATTAAAGTGagatttgggaggggtttgatgccCTCTGGCTCCTcccctttgtgtgatgtcaccgtgtgatgtcactgtgtggttGCACAGTCCTCCCTCCCACTtatctctctgataaggacaggggggggggggaataaggggaaGCAAAACTCTTGATTGAcagacacttccccattcagagacccCTAAGAAATTCCACTTGTACCCAATTGCCATACAAATGAAAGCCGCCAAAGCGTCACTATTGTGCGAGCTGTTTAGGAAAGTCAGTTACACTGTTaatgtaatttgtttttattttgtctttttaAAGGAAGTGCCGATGTATCCAGCAGCCGTCTCTCTGATCTCCTCCCTTCCCTTATTTATCCGGCAATCATTTTCTGCCAGATTATTAGTATTTAGAGACTGCTGGTTAGGTGTAGGCTGGCATGTTAGTGGTTAACTAAGGGTTAAGCTGGTATGTTGGGGTCAAGGTTAGGCTGGTATATtggggcaggggtgcgcaaactgggaagGCGCGGCGCTTTCAGAAGCCCTGTGCTCGTCCTCaacgcatttaaattaaatgccaggggaccgcgcgaggcctccgAGTTCCCGTCACGTCCCTGGCTTCGGGTGACGCGTCGCCCTGGCAACgcaacatcaaatgacgccgtggggtcgcatgaccctgcggcgtcatttgacacttgaggtaagggaggggggggcgagagcagTGGGGAAgaccaggcagggggcgcagggcaaaaagtttgcgcacccctgtattggGGTAAAGGTTAGGCTGGCTGGTATTTAACTTGCAGCGGTTAGATGACACTGACCAAGTATCTTAGTGACGCCGAAGGGTCCCCCCGCACCGGCGCAAGGTCCCTAGATGGACTAGGGGACCCCACAGGAGCCAGCGGTGCTCAGTACAGCTCTATGTATACTGCAGGACTACAATCCAGATAAGCTGCACTTTAAGACGTTTGCCATTAAGCGCAGTATATACTTTTTTTGCTCTCCATTTCACTCCTTTATTGTTATCAAAGTGTTTTATATTTAGTTTTTTGCGCTTCTTCATTCTATTACACAGGTTTTCACATTCGCGGCGATTCAGCGGCTCCCGCAAGCAGCGGCATTCGATAACGCCACGCGTTATTTGAACTTTTTTTAATTTGACTAGAAGCTTTACATTTATACAACAAAACTTTTGCTCCACAGCTTTAATACCACTGACGCGCATTCAGTAttttacacaaagacacacacacacacacacacacacacacacacccccgcctgCCCCTGAATCCTCCAcacacgtgtaacacacacacccccgcctgCCCCTGAACCCTCCCcacacgtgtaacacacacacccccgcctgCCCCTGAATCCTCCCcacacgtgtaacacacacacccccgcctgCCCCTGAATCCTCCAcacacgtgtaacacacacacaccaccgccTGCCCCTGAATCCTCCAcacacgtgtaacacacacacacacacacacccccgcctgCCCCTGAATCCTCCAcacacgtgtaacacacacacacacccccgcctgCCCCTGAATCCTCCCCACACGTGTAACCACGCTACGCCACCTCAATGTTCCATGTCATTACAGAATTGTCCGTCtagatcagtgattcccaactccTCAAGAACCCCCCACAGGTCAGGGTGTCAGGATATCCCGCCTTCAGCACCCGTGGCTCAatgaaaatgactgagccactgattgagccaccggtgctgaagcagagttatccttgaaacctgacctgttgatgggacTTGAGTTGGGAAGCAATGATCTAGagaaggggagcgcaaacttttgtctgcctcccccctaccccccactcttgccttttcCCATGTTTTCTGGCGttgtgacatcatgtgaccccacggcgtcatttgactccaGGTTGCcttggtgacgcgtcgccagaaGCGGCCAGAGATCAGGTAAGGgacttgcagaggcctcacgtgctccttcaggcatttaatttaaatgttgtggggaagactGCGGGACCTCTAAGcgttgccccccgccccccctctgaaAATTGTacaccccccccagtttgcgcacccctggtctagagcagctgtgcgcaaactgggaggcgcgagactgagtgcggggggggcgcggggtttacagaggcccgtgcgcttcccgaaggcgcTTACATTAAGTGctggggggagctgcagggcctctgaaaacctaacttaccttggctccggcggcttctcacacgtgtcgccgcgaggtcatgtaacgtgacgtcatgatgccggagccggtgagggggggcgcggaggtgaggggaccgccggcaggggggcacagggaaaaaagtttgcgcccccctgggctCTTCAATTAGTTCTCCAAAGAGGCAGATCAGAACGGAGTGGGAGGACCACGAGCTTGTTGTAAATGACATTTAGATACATAAAAGACTTCCATTTTATAATTCAGCATTGTGCCAGCGTTATGATATCtgtactatatagttatattatctAA belongs to Ascaphus truei isolate aAscTru1 chromosome 11, aAscTru1.hap1, whole genome shotgun sequence and includes:
- the BRI3 gene encoding membrane protein BRI3 gives rise to the protein MDNKPLLQDRPPAYSPGMQGAYGYGQQNYGAIPGAPQTAAQPGYHPPPYPYHTATGYVAPPQLLYPSTCTIIQQPAATTSVVVVGGCPACRVGVLEDDFTCLGILCAIFFFPIGILFCLALRQRRCPNCGATFG